A genomic region of Bactrocera dorsalis isolate Fly_Bdor chromosome 3, ASM2337382v1, whole genome shotgun sequence contains the following coding sequences:
- the LOC125777292 gene encoding maltase A1-like isoform X1, whose protein sequence is MVTRLMMHVCRVLLAAAALFGFRSNLVRSKEWWENANYYQIYPRSFKDSDGDGIGDLNGVTQKLQYLKDVGFTAAWLSPIFKSPMVDFGYDISDFYAIHPEYGTMEDFKALVARAKQVGIRIILDFVPNHTSDECEWFVKSVNREPGYEDFYVWSNGTVDANGKRQPPSNWISAFRYSAWQWNDKRQQYYLHQFSIKQADLNFRNPLVVAKMKEVMRYWLDTGISGFRIDALPFMFEKEAYANGSYPDEPVIDNVSVCPDPDDECHLKHIYTQDQPESIEMVYQWRELVEQYRKEKGGESIVLLTEAYTSLDNLMLYYGDGQRNGSMVPFNFYLMRNLKNDSTAPQVVDYIQQWITRMPLGVQANWVLGNHDNPRYSTRLGVQRADLFTIMLQTLPGNAVTYNGEELAMTDGKVTWEQTVDPQGCNANPSNYESYSRDPCRTPYQWDATKNAGFSSAARTWLPVASNYRTNNALAQLRAPKSHLQLFMKLIRLRQMRSLQDGALKIKAIGNDIIIYSRQAAGDDMFVIVLNLGGNQQSLNINQYFDIGSKAEVITSSMQSGYHDGVIIDPSKYVAEPYVGVVLVKL, encoded by the exons GCGTAACACAGAAGTTGCAGTACCTTAAAGACGTTGGTTTCACCGCCGCTTGGCTTTCGCCGATTTTCAAATCACCCATGGTTGACTTTGGTTACGACATCTCCGATTTCTATGCCATACACCCCGAATATGGTACAATGGAGGATTTCAAAGCGCTTGTCGCACGCGCCAAACAAGTTGGTATACGTATAATACTCGACTTTGTGCCCAATCACACGAGTGACGAGTGCGAATGGTTTGTGAAGTCGGTGAATCGTGAACCGGGCTACGAAGACTTCTACGTCTGGTCCAATGGCACTGTGGATGCAAACGGTAAACGTCAGCCTCCGAGCAATTGGATCAGCGCATTCCGTTACAGCGCCTGGCAGTGGAACGACAAGCGTcaacaatattatttacatCAGTTCTCCATCAAACAGGCAGATTTGAATTTCCGTAATCCATTGGTTGTGGCCAAAATGAAAGAGGTGATGCGCTATTGGTTGGATACTGGTATTTCTGGATTTCGCATTGACGCTCTTCCATTCATGTTTGAGAAAGAAGCATATGCGAATGGTAGCTACCCTGATGAGCCTGTTATTGATAATGTAAGCGTCTGTCCAGATCCCGACGACGAGTGTCACTTGAAGCACATCTATACACAAGATCAACCGGAATCTATAGAGATGGTATATCAATGGCGTGAACTCGTTGAGCAATACCGTAAAGAAAAAGGTGGCGAATCGATCGTACTCTTAACTGAGGCCTATACAAGTCTGGATAATTTAATGTTGTACTACGGAGATGGCCAGCGAAATGGTTCCATGGTGCCTTTCAATTTTTACCTTATGCGAAATTTGAAGAATGATTCCACGGCGCCACAAGTTGTGGATTACATTCAGCAATGGATAACACGTATGCCTTTGGGCGTGCAAGCCAATTGGGTCTTGGGTAACCACGATAATCCGAGGTATTCTACACGTTTGGGCGTACAACGTGCGGACTTGTTCACGATCATGCTACAGACCTTGCCGGGAAATGCGGTGACCTACAAT ggcGAAGAGTTGGCCATGACAGATGGAAAGGTCACCTGGGAGCAAACTGTCGACCCGCAAGGCTGCAATGCAAACCCCAGCAACTATGAGAGCTATTCGCGCGATCCCTGCCGTACACCCTACCAATGGGATGCGACGAAGAATGCAG GATTCTCGTCCGCCGCGCGCACTTGGCTGCCAGTCGCCAGTAATTATCGCACAAATAATGCCTTGGCACAATTGCGTGCTCCCAAGAGtcatttacagttatttatgaaattaattcgCCTACGCCAAATGCGCTCGCTACAAGATGGCGCATTAAAGATAAAAGCAATCGGCAACGACATTATCATCTACTCACG TCAGGCAGCGGGTGACGACATGTTTGTGATTGTGCTCAATCTGGGAGGCAACCAGCAGAGTTTGAATATCAATCAGTACTTCGATATTGGTTCCAAGGCGGAGGTGATTACTTCGTCAATGCAGTCGGGTTATCATGACGG TGTTATCATTGACCCAAGCAAGTATGTGGCTGAGCCGTATGTTGGTGTGGTTTTGGTGAAGTTATGA